From Camelus bactrianus isolate YW-2024 breed Bactrian camel chromosome 16, ASM4877302v1, whole genome shotgun sequence, the proteins below share one genomic window:
- the GPRC5C gene encoding G-protein coupled receptor family C group 5 member C isoform X1, translating to MAVHKALLTCLGLPLFLFPGTQAQNSAPPGCSPDLNPLYYNLCDRSGAWGIILEAVAGAGIVTTFVLTIILVASLPFVQDTKKRSLLGTQVFFLLGTLGLFCLVFACVVKPDFSTCASRRFLFGVLFAICFSCLVAHVFALNFLVRKNRGPRGWVTFTVALLLSLVEVIINTEWLIITLVRGGGSEGGPPGNGSAVWAAASPCAIANMDFVMALIYVMLLLLCAFSGAWPALCGRFRRWRKHGVFVLLTTATSIAIWVVWIVMYTYGNKQRNSPTWDDPTLAIALAANAWAFVLFYVIPEVSQVTKASPEQSYQGDLYPTRGVGYETILKEQKGQSMFVENKAFSMDEPASGKRPVSPYSGYNGQLLTSVYQPTEMALMHKAPVSGVPRSPHHVGAIWSEGGYDVILPRATANSQVMGSANSTLRAEDIYAAQSRQETTLPKEGKNSQVFRNPYVWD from the exons ATGGCCGTCCACAAAGCCTTGCTGACGTGCCTCGGACTGCCTCTCTTCCTGTTCCCAGGGACTCAGGCCCAGAACTCTGCCCCACCTGGCTGCAGCCCGGACCTCAACCCCCTCTATTACAACTTATGTGACCGCTCTGGGGCTTGGGGCATCATCTTGGAGGCCGTGGCCGGGGCGGGCATCGTCACCACTTTTGTCCTCACCATCATCCTTGTGGCCAGCCTCCCCTTTGTACAGGACACCAAGAAGCGGAGCCTGCTGGGGACCCAGGTGTTCTTCCTGCTGGGGACCCTGGGCCTCTTCTGCCTCGTCTTTGCCTGCGTGGTGAAGCCTGACTTCTCCACCTGTGCCTCTCGGCGCTTCCTCTTTGGGGTCCTGTTCGCCATCTGCTTCTCCTGCCTGGTGGCCCACGTCTTCGCCCTCAACTTCCTGGTCCGGAAGAACCGCGGGCCCCGGGGCTGGGTGACCTTCACCGTGGCCCTGCTGCTGAGCCTCGTGGAGGTGATCATCAACACGGAGTGGCTGATCATCACGCTGGTGCGGGGCGGTGGCAGCGAGGGTGGCCCTCCGGGCAATGGCAGCGCCGTCTGGGCCGCCGCCTCCCCCTGCGCCATCGCCAACATGGACTTTGTCATGGCGCTCATCTACgtcatgctgctgctgctgtgcgCCTTCAGCGGGGCCTGGCCCGCCCTGTGCGGCCGCTTCCGGCGCTGGCGGAAGCATGGGGTCTTCGTGCTGCTCACCACGGCCACCTCCATCGCCATCTGGGTGGTGTGGATTGTCATGTACACCTACGGCAACAAGCAGCGTAACAGCCCCACCTGGGATGACCCCACGCTGGCCATCGCCCTGGCTGCCAATGCCTGGGCCTTTGTCCTCTTCTATGTCATCCCTGAGGTCTCCCAGGTGACCAAGGCCAGCCCGGAGCAAAGCTACCAGGGGGACCTGTACCCTACCCGGGGCGTGGGCTACGAGACCATCCTGAAGGAGCAGAAGGGCCAGAGCATGTTTGTGGAAAACAAGGCATTTTCCATGGACGAGCCAGCCTCAG GTAAGAGACCAGTGTCACCGTACAGCGGGTACAACGGGCAGCTGCTGACCAGTGTGTACCAGCCCACTGAGATGGCCCTGATGCACAAAGCCCCGGTGAGTGGGGTCCCCAGGTCCCCACACCATGTTGGGGCCATATGG TCCGAAGGAGGTTACGACGTCATCCTCCCACGGGCCACCGCCAACAGTCAGGTGATGGGCAGCGCCAACTCCACCCTGCGGGCCGAAGACATCTATGCGGCCCAGAGCCGCCAGGAGACCACACTGCCGAAGGAAGGCAAGAACTCTCAGGTCTTTAGAAACCCCTACGTGTGGGACTGA
- the GPRC5C gene encoding G-protein coupled receptor family C group 5 member C isoform X2 translates to MAVHKALLTCLGLPLFLFPGTQAQNSAPPGCSPDLNPLYYNLCDRSGAWGIILEAVAGAGIVTTFVLTIILVASLPFVQDTKKRSLLGTQVFFLLGTLGLFCLVFACVVKPDFSTCASRRFLFGVLFAICFSCLVAHVFALNFLVRKNRGPRGWVTFTVALLLSLVEVIINTEWLIITLVRGGGSEGGPPGNGSAVWAAASPCAIANMDFVMALIYVMLLLLCAFSGAWPALCGRFRRWRKHGVFVLLTTATSIAIWVVWIVMYTYGNKQRNSPTWDDPTLAIALAANAWAFVLFYVIPEVSQVTKASPEQSYQGDLYPTRGVGYETILKEQKGQSMFVENKAFSMDEPASGKRPVSPYSGYNGQLLTSVYQPTEMALMHKAPSEGGYDVILPRATANSQVMGSANSTLRAEDIYAAQSRQETTLPKEGKNSQVFRNPYVWD, encoded by the exons ATGGCCGTCCACAAAGCCTTGCTGACGTGCCTCGGACTGCCTCTCTTCCTGTTCCCAGGGACTCAGGCCCAGAACTCTGCCCCACCTGGCTGCAGCCCGGACCTCAACCCCCTCTATTACAACTTATGTGACCGCTCTGGGGCTTGGGGCATCATCTTGGAGGCCGTGGCCGGGGCGGGCATCGTCACCACTTTTGTCCTCACCATCATCCTTGTGGCCAGCCTCCCCTTTGTACAGGACACCAAGAAGCGGAGCCTGCTGGGGACCCAGGTGTTCTTCCTGCTGGGGACCCTGGGCCTCTTCTGCCTCGTCTTTGCCTGCGTGGTGAAGCCTGACTTCTCCACCTGTGCCTCTCGGCGCTTCCTCTTTGGGGTCCTGTTCGCCATCTGCTTCTCCTGCCTGGTGGCCCACGTCTTCGCCCTCAACTTCCTGGTCCGGAAGAACCGCGGGCCCCGGGGCTGGGTGACCTTCACCGTGGCCCTGCTGCTGAGCCTCGTGGAGGTGATCATCAACACGGAGTGGCTGATCATCACGCTGGTGCGGGGCGGTGGCAGCGAGGGTGGCCCTCCGGGCAATGGCAGCGCCGTCTGGGCCGCCGCCTCCCCCTGCGCCATCGCCAACATGGACTTTGTCATGGCGCTCATCTACgtcatgctgctgctgctgtgcgCCTTCAGCGGGGCCTGGCCCGCCCTGTGCGGCCGCTTCCGGCGCTGGCGGAAGCATGGGGTCTTCGTGCTGCTCACCACGGCCACCTCCATCGCCATCTGGGTGGTGTGGATTGTCATGTACACCTACGGCAACAAGCAGCGTAACAGCCCCACCTGGGATGACCCCACGCTGGCCATCGCCCTGGCTGCCAATGCCTGGGCCTTTGTCCTCTTCTATGTCATCCCTGAGGTCTCCCAGGTGACCAAGGCCAGCCCGGAGCAAAGCTACCAGGGGGACCTGTACCCTACCCGGGGCGTGGGCTACGAGACCATCCTGAAGGAGCAGAAGGGCCAGAGCATGTTTGTGGAAAACAAGGCATTTTCCATGGACGAGCCAGCCTCAG GTAAGAGACCAGTGTCACCGTACAGCGGGTACAACGGGCAGCTGCTGACCAGTGTGTACCAGCCCACTGAGATGGCCCTGATGCACAAAGCCCCG TCCGAAGGAGGTTACGACGTCATCCTCCCACGGGCCACCGCCAACAGTCAGGTGATGGGCAGCGCCAACTCCACCCTGCGGGCCGAAGACATCTATGCGGCCCAGAGCCGCCAGGAGACCACACTGCCGAAGGAAGGCAAGAACTCTCAGGTCTTTAGAAACCCCTACGTGTGGGACTGA